ATTGATACAAGTAGAATGCTTCAACTCGCTGCCTCGCCCAAGGCGTTTTGCGTAAGAACGTCAAGCTAGACTTGATACTGGGATAGCTGGTGAAACAATTGATATTAATCTGGCCCGCCAAGACATCCCAGCCATAATGATCAACCAGCTCGGTTAGCAAGGCGTTAAGCTTGATACCATTTAAAGGATGATTTTGTAGATGACTTTTCATGGGCGCTAGCCTACCACGGGATTTGCTTAAACGCACCTGTATTGCTAGCTGTCTCGGCAAATCAGCGAGCAAATACACAAGCCAATCTACCCGCCCCAAACCCTCAACGCAAGACCTTAGACCTGCAATACTAATTGCGCTACGACTATATACAGCCTCGCACCTCGTGACCGACACAGTGCTATCATAGCAGGCAACAAAGCGCGAAATAGTTGCACAAAAAACCAATATCCAGAGAAGATATCAGCATGAAAATAATAAGAAGAAGTCTTTTAGGGCTATTCACAGCACTCATTCTAATCTGGTTAGCGACAATCCTAGCGCTGCAATTTGAACACCATGAATACACTCCAGTCAGTCAAGAGCAGCGCGATCAAGCGTCGCACTACTTAGCAAACAAGATCACACCAATACCCTCCGACTGGCAATGGGAATCGTTTGAGGCTGAACCTGGCGTTATACTTAGAACCGGCATACTTGATGTCGCGAACGCCAAAGGAACCGTGGTTTTCGTACCTGGATTTACCGGCTCCATCGACATGTCCATGAGCACCATTACCCAGCTCTCGCAAAATGGTTACCGCGTGGCCGCCATTGAGTATCGCGGCCAAGGCAAGTCGTATCGTCCACTCGCGCACCCAGAAAAAGGTTACGTCCAAGACTATCAATTACTGGCCAACGATTTAGCCAAATTCGCACGTCATGTAAAACGCAACAACGAACCGCTGTATTTCTTCTCAATCTCCAAAGGCGCCCACCTCACCATGCGCATGGCAGCCGAATTCGACGTCGACGCAAGCGCCTATGCGCTTGTCGTACCGATGATTAAAATCAATACCGGCAACACGGATTACCAATGGGTAGAGCGCAGCGCGAACGCACTGAATGCGATTGGTTTAGGCAAAATGTACGCGCCAGGACAAGCGCAATGGCCTCCCCTACCATTAAAGTTTGGCGAAGCGAATGAATGCAACAGCAATCCCGACACAGCCCAACTTCAAAGCGCTATGTTTGCCCTCGATGAATCGTTGCGAGTGCGTGGCACCACAGTTAAATGGCTAATAGAAACGATTCACTCGAGCCATTTACTAATGTCCGACGGATTTATGCACGCACTGACGCAACCGGTAAAGATTTTCACCGCTGGGGACGACCGCCTAGTCGATACCGATGCAGCCCAGCAGTTTTGCTCATCGCTAACGCAATGCGAAGTGCAACACTATCCTGACGCGCGACACTGTATCAACAGAGAAGATCCAGAACGAATGCACGCTATTGTTGATGCCGCGGTTACACATTTTGAGTCAGCCAACAAACGGGCATGAAATCGAGTTGTGTTGTACATTGAGATTTACATCGCACTACTCGAAAACAGTAGCCATACGCAAACAACACATTTGAGAATGCATTGTCAGAGCTTGAACATGACCCTTAGCTTAACGCTACGGCTTGTAAGGGTCATCTGCTAATAGATAGGCAATCACCTCAGACCGCTCATCCATCTTGTCGATCTTTGCTCGAAACGCCTTAATATCGGCGTAATGCTCGCCAAAACGCTTAGCGTATAATCCATCCAAAATATCAGCGGACTCCTTTGAGCGCACGTCGCTTTGCCAGTGATCGGTAAATATCTCATTCAATCGTCCGGCCAAGCCCTGCTCCTTGAGCAACGCCCACTCGCCTTTATCAAGCCAAACAGCATTAATATGCGGGCTCAAATCGAGTCGATGCTCGGTTTCTTTGGCTATCCGATACTTTGTCATCAAACGCCCAGTCTTCGGACATAACAGCGCTCGTTCAGTCTCTTGGATTTCAACCTTAGTCGAAGTATCGCTTATAAATAGCGCATTTTCATTAGCGTCCTGCCACCGTAAATAGTCACCAAGCATGACCAAATTACCGCCACAATCAGTACAAGTATGGCAAGGAAACAAACCTTCCAGATAAGCCGGAATCAATAATCCAGACTCACAAGCAGTACATTTCATCGTCAGTCACCTCCGTTAGAAAATTATTTTCACTTATATCAACATAGCATAAGGTGTTGTCATCATTGAATATTTTGTTACTAGAGCCTCAGCAAAAATCCTTACATGTAATTTATATTTGACAAACTTACATGTAATAGTATAAATTTCTTACATGACGAAAAAATCATCCGCAGAATACCAAAGAGAATATCGCCGACGGTTGCGCGAACAAGGCTTGGTTAAGAAAGAGGTTTGGGTACTTCCTGACAACAGCAAGCAGTTAAGTGCTTTTGAGCAGGAACTACGTAAACCACAACTCAATCACACCGCAGGGTTAACGACAGGAGAGAGCCATATGAATGAAAAAGCTGCACACCGCTGGACCACTGAGAGTTTATTCACCGCACTGAAAGAGCGCCCAGCGTTTAGCAACGGTAGCTGTTCGATAGAAATCATTGACGGCATTGACTCATCAATTGTGATTTTAATGCATCAATATGGCGACCTTCCGATCTTCATTACCGCTGGCGGCGAGCAAATCTTAGCAGAGGCGGTACTCTTCTCAGTTAACGATGTCGCCGATACCAGCAAATTTAACGAATATGTATTGCGCACACACAAGTACCTTCCACTGTCGACCATCAGCATTGAGACAGACTTGGAACATGGCGATTACTACCACATGTTTGGCGCGCTGAGCTCGTCATCGAGTATCAACGCGGTAGTTCTTGAAGTAGAAACACTAGCCGAAAACGTGATCCAAGCAACAGAAGCTTTCAAAGCATTTTTAACAGTTTAACCGGCCAGGAACGGCCACCATTAATATAAACACCGGAGATAACATGAACATTTGGTCCAAGATGATAACCGCATTACGTGGCGGCGTTAATGAAGCAGGCGAAGCCGTGATTGACGCTCAGGCGTTGCGCATACTTGATCAAGAGATAAGAGATGCCTCTGAAGAGCTGAATAAGTCCAAAGACGGTCTCGCATCAATCATCGCACAACAAAAATTGGCTGAGGAAAAGGTCAATACGATCAAAGCGGACATCAAAAAGAACGAAGGCTTTATTCTTGCCGCATTAGAAAAAAAGGATGAATCATTAGCACAAGAGCTAGCGGTAAGAGTTGCCAACTTCGAAAACCAACTCGAGAGTGAAACCGAGGCTGCCAAAACGTTTAAACTACAAGCGGACAACTTGCGTGAATCGATCCGAACCGCCGACTCGCAGATAAAGCAACTCAAGCAGCAGACCGAAACCGTTAAAGCCACCGAAGCCGTACAGCGTGCGCAAAAAGTAGTCGCCGAACGGCACAGCGGCAGCAACTCAAAGCTACGTACTGCGCTGGATTCTCTCGATAGAATCCATGAAAACCAGAAGTTAAGCGCCGCAAAAATGGCCGCCGCCACCGAGTTGGCACAAGAGTCTGGTGAATCGTCACTAGATCAAAAGCTGCGCGATGCTGGCATTACCGGCGCATCGAAAGCCGATGACGTACTGGCACGCATGAAAGCCAAAACAAAGAAGTAAATGCACCATTTATGGGTTCCAGCCCCTATTCAGGAGAGTCCGCGACGCAGGAGCAAACGCAGGGCTGGGATCTGTAAAACTCGCAAGGACACAGGCCAAGTTTAAATGCGATAATCGCCTCGAAGCATTAGCCGAACACTCAAAACGAGCGTTTAACCAGAAGTCACTAATAATAAATCACTTCGCCATCGAATGGCGATAACTAGAGGGAGTCTGCATGTTCGCTATATTTCTGCATGAAAGCATGAACCCATTCCATCAAACGGTGACATCATTTCCAACTGTGATTTACACCATCTTATTGATTATTTGCGCTATCTATTGGTTAGTTGCAGTAATGGGGCTTGTTGAAATTGACATCCTTGACTTTGATTTAGACGGCGACATTGACGCTGCCGACTCAACATCACTGCAAGAAGGAATCGCTGGCATTTTGCATCGAATCGGCCTGGCTGGCGTGCCACTTACCGTGGTGTTAACAATCATCGCCTGCATCGGCTGGTTACTGTGTTACTACACGACCTATTTTATTCGACCGCTACTACCCGATGTGACCCTAATTAGGCTAGCCCTTGGCCTTGTCACCTTTGTGGTCGCCACCTACATCACGGTTCTGACCACTGCGCAAATACTTAAGCCGATACGTAGCCTATTTCAACGACTCGACTACGACGAGACCAAATACATTCTCGGACAAACGGTGGTTGTTCGATCATCCATCGTCAACCGAGACCGAGGAGAAGCCGAGTTAAACGATGGTGGCGCAGGATTACTGCTTAATGTCAGAGCCACTGGAGATGAACAATTCACTAAAGGTCAGGAAGTGGTTGTCATTGAACAACTCGAAGACCAAAACCTATTTCGGGTTGTTGCCAAAGCAGAATTTGGCTCAACCGAATAAACCTATTTAACTTTTTCTATAAGGAGACAATTATGGCTGATCTATCTGGATGGATACCTATCGCATCTATTGTGGGCTTCATTGCGTTTGTGCTTTTCATCGCGTTACCCATTGTACTGAAAAAATTCTACATCAAAGTAGAACAAGGAACCGCCTTGATCATTAATACCCTGCGTGCCAAACCACGCGTCACCTTTACCGGTGGCATGGTATTGCCGATCATTCACATGAAAGAGTTGATGAAAATTTCACTCATCACGCTCGAAGTGGATCGACGCGGTAAAGACGGCCTTATCTGTAAAGATAATATGCGAGCTGACATCACCGTGGCGTTCTATTTGCGTGTTAACGAAACTGAACAAGACGTGTTACGCGTCGCTAAAGCAGTGGGAACTCAACGCGCCTCTGACAACCAAGCGGTTTACACCTTGTTCGCCGCCAAATTCAGTGAAGCTTTAAAAACCGTTGGCAAGAAAGTTGACTTCGAGGAACTATTCGAAGACCGACAACGCTTTCGCGATGCGATTGTTGAAGCCATTGGCCGCGATTTAAACGGCTATTCACTCGAAGACGTGGCCATTGATTACTTGGAACAAACGCCTAAGTCTGCGCTCGACCCGAACAACATTCTAGACTCTCAAGGCATCAAGAAGATTACCGAGCTCACTGCCAAACAAAACATTCAAACCAACATCTTCGAGAAAGATGAAGAGCTCGCTATCACCAAGAAAAATGTCGAAGCTCGTGAAGCGATGCTAGAACTCGAACGTCAACAAGCCGACGCCGAAGCCAAGCAAGCTCGCGAAGTAGCCAGCGTGATTGCTCGTGAAGAAGCCGAAACACTTAAGATTCAAGAAGAAGAACGCCTTAAGTCCGAAACCGCTTCTATCGAAGTAGTGAGAGATCTGGCCATACAGTCTGAGAATCAACAACGCGAAATCGAGATCGCCAATGAAAATCGCCAACGCGCGGTAGCTATCGAGACTGAAAAGGTCGAGCGTACTAAGCGCATGGAACGTGTGCACAGTGACCGCGAAGTGGAACTAACGCGCATTGAAGCCGACAAAGAAGTAGAGCGTGAGAAAAAGAACATCGCCGACATTATTCGCGAGCGCGTTGCTGTCGACAAAACCGTCGCCATCGAAGAAGAGAAGATCAACGAAGTTCGCGAAGTATCCGAAGCCGACCGTCTTAAGCAAATTCAAGTTAAAGGTGCTGAAGCAGTTGCTGAAGAACAAAAAGTCAAAGAGGTCAAAGCTGCCGAAGCCGCTGAAATCGCCGCGAAGCATAAAGCAACCGAAGTAACCACACTAGCTGAAGCTAACCTCGAAGCGGCCGAGAAAGACGCTGCTGCCAAGATCAAGCTCGCCGAGGCCACCAAAGCTCAACAAGCAGCGGCTGGCTTAGCCGAAGCCGAAGTGATCCGTGCCATGGGCCAATCAGAAGCCGAAGTCATTCGACAAAAAGGGGAATCAGAAGCCGATGCCGAGCTCAAAGTAGGTTCATCTAAAGCCGACGTAACGCTGAGACAGTTCCGCGCCGAAGCCGAAGGTCTTACTGAGAAGTTCGAAGCCATGAACAGTATGAGTCCAGATGCACGCTCGCACGAGGAGTTCCGTATGACGCTTGAGACAGCTCTAAAAGAGACCTTGGCCTCAATCGAAGCCGGCAAACTAATCTCTAAAGAGAATGCAGAAGTGCTCGCCACGGCGCTGCGCGAAGCGAAGATTGACATCGTCGGCGGCGAAGAGCATTTCTTTGACACATTCGCTAAATCACTGTCTATGGGTAAGGCTATCGACGGCTTGGCCAACAAGAGCGAGACCATTCAAGGCTTGCTAGGTCAGTTGTCGCACTTTATCCCCACTAAAGACGACAGCAAGTCAGCCAGCTAAGCACGAGCTGACGGGGCAGCGCACACTTATGCGCTGCCCTACTCTGGTGATTCTTATAAATCTCAGGATCACGCCCAATCGACCCGCCACCGATGGTGATTTTTATGACTAAGTCCTACGACTATATTGAAATGGCATTTCGTTCAATCGAGTGCTTCTCCAAAGACGGAAAACTCAAGGCACACGAACTAGGTCAGGTCCTCGCTATTGCGGAGCGTGACGGAACCATCGATCAGAATGAAATTCGCGTCTTGAGAAAAATTATTGGCAAAATAAAACCGTCTGAAGTGGACCGCGCGATGCGTGACAAACTTCAGGAAATATCAAATAAAATCAATAATTAAGCGCAACAACCCTCCAGTTACGCACTCAATTCCATGCGACCCCAATCATAAACGGACGATATGAGCAAAGACGAAACACAAATTATTGACAACGCGGTCGCCGAAGCCGGCGCCTACGATGTAATTCGCAAACGCCTTAACGAGCAAGGTTCTAATTTACAGACGCTAGCGCAACAACTGAATCAACAACGTTTATCTGAGTTCGGTGGCGTCGAAATCCAAGCCATTGCTCGCACTCGAGTAAGAACCGAAAACAACTGTATAGCACGCGATATTGTGCGAGTTGGCGATCAGCTTTTATTCGGCTATAACGTGTTTATCGGTCTCAAAAAAGAAACTCATATCGACGACGTTTTTGCCCTATTTGAACTAGTGCAAGACGGCGACACCTTTGAGTTACAAGCAGCTGACATCCAAAAATCATTTCTGGCCGACTCTCGTTTCCAAGGCGATTTCGACGAACTGTATCGCTACTATAAGGAATCTCGCCTGGTTCAATTACGCGTTATCGATGGCAAGCTACTCGCTGGATTCCAAGTGGGCGAACGCGCCACAGACATTCGCGTGTTTCGTTGGGCGATCTCCGCTGACGGCAAGCAGTTTGATTACATTGACAATCGCGGGGAACGCGATATCGAGCTTCCCACTCAATACGACTTCGAGTGGATCGAAACCAGTCGCGACGACTTCGTACATGGCCGACATCCGCACGTTAACATCGCCGACACCGTATTTGTCGAAACCATTAATGGCGAGCTCACGGTCAAGGTTGAGGACAATACTGAAGACGGTCTTGGTATCTATTCCGAACAAGTACAAGAAGCCAACCAGTCACTAGACGACGCAAGTATTAGCTATGCCAAGGTTGGCAATCTCATTCTATTGGCCGTAACGCCATATAAAGAAGAAAAAACGCGCTACCTCGTCTTCAACTCCCTAACCCAACAAGTCGAGCGCATCGATGCCATTGGGCAGTCCTGCATCGGCCTGCCCGAAGGCCACGGCATTATCTTCCCTGGCGGAATTTATTTAGACACGGGCGAATCGAAGTCGTTTCCAGATGACATTAATGGTTTGACCTTCAAACGCATGATTCGCTCGCCCAACGGCGAAGATGTGCTGTATGTGTTCTACGAGCAAGTCGAAGGCAAGTTCGGATTATTTAGCTACAACCTAATTACTCGATCGCTACAAAACCCAATTTTTGGCAATGGTTATGGACTCTTTCCCGACGGCAAGTTGATCGTTTTCTCAGCGGAGGCTGAACCCACTCGTGTACATCCAATGCAACTTTGGCAGACCTCGTATATCAGCGCCGAATTTGCCAGCGAACAACCCGAGAGCACTACCGAGCTAGGCAAGATTGGCAACTCAGAATTAGTCCGCGGCATTTCAGACCTGTTCTCTATTCACCAACTCATTGAGAAAAAAGAAGTATCAATGCGCCACTACGAGGAGCTTCGAGAGGCCACGCGTAAGATCTTCGATATGCACTATTGGCTCGACTCCAGCGCACGACCTGAAATTGCCGCTACGTTACGCGAAGTCGGACAAACCTCTGAACTGGTTATCGATGAATTCGAAAAAGTTCAAAGCATTCAACTGCAATCGAGCCAAGCGCTGAGCGAAGCAAAATCTAAACAGCGCACACTACTAAGTCGTATTCAAACCACCACTTGGGAAACTGCCGAACAGTTTGTCGCATCGATTCTCGAAATACGTAAGCAACGCGGCCATATCGCCACCATTAAAAGCTACCGCTACATTAATGTCGAAGAGCTCGAACAACTCGAACAGGCGCTGACTGATGCTGAAACACAACTGGGAACCCAGACCACCGAATTTCTAACCGCAGAAGACTCGCTGCAGTCCTACAGTCAGCACACCGCCGCATACGCCGAACAAATCGACATGGCTCAAACGAATGCTGAAATCCGCCCCATCATTGAGTCGATTGGCGAGACCACGGCACAGTTAGACTTGCTCTCGGAACTGATCACCACCTTGAAAATCGACGACACCACAGTGCGAACGCGTATTGTCGACACGATCTCTGAGGTCTACGCCAACCTTAATCAAACCAAGGCACGCGGCACGCAAAAGCAAAAGGGGCTCGGCTCAGAAGAAGCAATCGCGCAATTTTCAGCACAATTCAAACTATTCTCGCAGAGCATCACGAATGCGCTCAGTGCGTCAGATACACCGGACAAATGTGATGAACAGCTAGCCAAACTATTAGTACAGCTCGAGGATCTGGAGAGCCAGTTTAGCGACTACGATCAATTTCTTGGCGACATTATGGACAAGCGCGAAGAGATCTATGAATCGTTCGAAGCGCACAAGCAAAGCCTAATGGAAGCGCGACAACGACGCGCACAAACTCTGAGTGATTCCGCCGCGCGTATCCTCAATAGCATCGAGAAACGCTCACTTAAATTAGCTAACAGCGACGACCTAAACACTTACTTTGCATCCGATGCCTTAGTACTCAAGACCGACGAGCTAATCGAACAGTTACGCGCACTTGACGCGCAGATTAATGCCGATGATGTGCAGTCACGATTCAAGGGAATCAAAGAACAAGCTATTCGGGCATTACGCGACAAGACCGACATCTATGAAGACGGTGGTAAAGTCATTAAGTTGGGGCCAAAACACAAATTCAGCGTCAACCAACAAGAACTCGACCTCACCATAATTCCGCGCAACGATCAGCTCTACTTCCACCTTATTGGTACTGACTTCTATGAGCCAGTAAGCGACCCTAAACTGGCCGATGCACAGCAATACTGGTCAATGTCGCTCGAGTCTGAAACACCGGATATCTACCGTGCCGAGACACTCGCATTTCTAGTCCTTGATGCCGCGCGACAAGGGCAACACGAGCTTAGTATGAAGGGTTTATACGAAGTTCTAAAAAAACCAGACGAGCTGACCAAGCTACTACGTGATTTCTCCACGCCGCTTTATAAACACGGCTATCAAAAAGGCATACACGACTTCGATGCGTCACTTATTCTGCAAGCCATTTTACCGGCCATAACCGCAGCTGAGCTGTTAACCTTTGAACCGAGTGCTCGAGCACTTGCCACCGTGTTCTGGCACAACTTGCCGTTATTAGAAAACCAAGATGCAAAAGAGCTGCAAGCGGACTGGTCACAACGCGCTATTTCAAGCCGCGTATTGCGCGAGCTCTTTACCGACGATCAGGCTTTACGCCTACTCGCGGTTGAAATTCATAATGCCATTGAACGCTTCTTAGCCACCTTTCCGATTCCCAATATGGCATCTTCCAGCTATCGAGCGGCGGAATACCTGGTCGAACATTTAGCTGAACACAGCGGCAAATTCATACAGAGTCGCTACGCACGTGATTTGCAAGCGCACTTTGACCGTAGCCTGAACAGCGAATCCAGCAAACTATTCCGTGAGTCGATCAAACGGCTGGCACATAAACCCGACCAAGCTTGGTCGAGTGCGCACGCTTGGTTAACCGCCGTATCAAACTCCATGCGTGACTCACACCCTGAAGTATTGACCATGCAACGCTACATACCCGAAGTTATCGGTCAGCTGATAACCGGCGTCGACACCGCAGCGTCCTCAGCAAAATTAGAACTCGAGGTTGAAGGCTTGCTCGGGGAACATAACAAGATTTCCCAACAAACCTTGTCGTTTAGTCTCGACGAATACCTGCAAAGAATGGAGCATCATCAACGTGTGACTTTGCCAGCATATCGTGATTATCTAACGCTACGTAGCGACGTCATGAAGTCCGAGCGGAACAAGCTCAAGCTCGAATCGTTTAAAGCAAAACCACTTAGTTCATTTGTGCGAAATCGCTTGGTGAATGAATCATACCTGCCGTTGATTGGTGACAATCTCGCTAAGCAAATGGGCACAATCGGTGACACTAAACGAACCGATTTGATGGGCTTATTAATGATGATCTCGCCACCAGGCTACGGTAAAACCACATTAATGGAATACGTGGCCAATCGTTTAGGGCTGATCTTTATGAAGATCAACTGTCCTTCGCTCGGGCATGATGTTACCTCGCTGGATCCAGAGCAAGCACCTAACTCCACCGCACGCCAGGAGCTAGAGAAAATTAACTTGGCATTTGAGATGGGTAACAATGTGATGCTGTATCTGGACGATATTCAGCATACTCATCCAGAGTTTTTGCAAAAATACATTTCGCTGTGTGATGGCACACGACGCATTGATGGGGTATGGCGCGGTCAAACAAAGACCTATGATATGCGCGGCAAAAAGTTCTGCGTGGTAATGGCGGGCAACCCTTACACCGAATCTGGCGAAGTGTTTAAAGTTCCAGACATGCTCGCAAACCGCGCAGACATCTACAATTTGGGCGATATATTAGGCGGCATGGACGAGCAGTTTGGGCTAAGTTATATAGAAAATGCATTAACATCCAATGCCGTACTCGCGCCGCTCGCCACACGTGACATGCAAGATGTGTATCGACTCATCGATATGGCCAAAGGCAAGAACGTGGCAGCCACCGAACTTAGTCATCAATACAGCGGAGCTGAAATCAACGAGATCAG
The sequence above is a segment of the Arenicella xantha genome. Coding sequences within it:
- a CDS encoding PspA/IM30 family protein, yielding MNIWSKMITALRGGVNEAGEAVIDAQALRILDQEIRDASEELNKSKDGLASIIAQQKLAEEKVNTIKADIKKNEGFILAALEKKDESLAQELAVRVANFENQLESETEAAKTFKLQADNLRESIRTADSQIKQLKQQTETVKATEAVQRAQKVVAERHSGSNSKLRTALDSLDRIHENQKLSAAKMAAATELAQESGESSLDQKLRDAGITGASKADDVLARMKAKTKK
- a CDS encoding YjfI family protein; protein product: MTKKSSAEYQREYRRRLREQGLVKKEVWVLPDNSKQLSAFEQELRKPQLNHTAGLTTGESHMNEKAAHRWTTESLFTALKERPAFSNGSCSIEIIDGIDSSIVILMHQYGDLPIFITAGGEQILAEAVLFSVNDVADTSKFNEYVLRTHKYLPLSTISIETDLEHGDYYHMFGALSSSSSINAVVLEVETLAENVIQATEAFKAFLTV
- a CDS encoding zf-TFIIB domain-containing protein, which translates into the protein MKCTACESGLLIPAYLEGLFPCHTCTDCGGNLVMLGDYLRWQDANENALFISDTSTKVEIQETERALLCPKTGRLMTKYRIAKETEHRLDLSPHINAVWLDKGEWALLKEQGLAGRLNEIFTDHWQSDVRSKESADILDGLYAKRFGEHYADIKAFRAKIDKMDERSEVIAYLLADDPYKP
- a CDS encoding DNA repair ATPase; translated protein: MSKDETQIIDNAVAEAGAYDVIRKRLNEQGSNLQTLAQQLNQQRLSEFGGVEIQAIARTRVRTENNCIARDIVRVGDQLLFGYNVFIGLKKETHIDDVFALFELVQDGDTFELQAADIQKSFLADSRFQGDFDELYRYYKESRLVQLRVIDGKLLAGFQVGERATDIRVFRWAISADGKQFDYIDNRGERDIELPTQYDFEWIETSRDDFVHGRHPHVNIADTVFVETINGELTVKVEDNTEDGLGIYSEQVQEANQSLDDASISYAKVGNLILLAVTPYKEEKTRYLVFNSLTQQVERIDAIGQSCIGLPEGHGIIFPGGIYLDTGESKSFPDDINGLTFKRMIRSPNGEDVLYVFYEQVEGKFGLFSYNLITRSLQNPIFGNGYGLFPDGKLIVFSAEAEPTRVHPMQLWQTSYISAEFASEQPESTTELGKIGNSELVRGISDLFSIHQLIEKKEVSMRHYEELREATRKIFDMHYWLDSSARPEIAATLREVGQTSELVIDEFEKVQSIQLQSSQALSEAKSKQRTLLSRIQTTTWETAEQFVASILEIRKQRGHIATIKSYRYINVEELEQLEQALTDAETQLGTQTTEFLTAEDSLQSYSQHTAAYAEQIDMAQTNAEIRPIIESIGETTAQLDLLSELITTLKIDDTTVRTRIVDTISEVYANLNQTKARGTQKQKGLGSEEAIAQFSAQFKLFSQSITNALSASDTPDKCDEQLAKLLVQLEDLESQFSDYDQFLGDIMDKREEIYESFEAHKQSLMEARQRRAQTLSDSAARILNSIEKRSLKLANSDDLNTYFASDALVLKTDELIEQLRALDAQINADDVQSRFKGIKEQAIRALRDKTDIYEDGGKVIKLGPKHKFSVNQQELDLTIIPRNDQLYFHLIGTDFYEPVSDPKLADAQQYWSMSLESETPDIYRAETLAFLVLDAARQGQHELSMKGLYEVLKKPDELTKLLRDFSTPLYKHGYQKGIHDFDASLILQAILPAITAAELLTFEPSARALATVFWHNLPLLENQDAKELQADWSQRAISSRVLRELFTDDQALRLLAVEIHNAIERFLATFPIPNMASSSYRAAEYLVEHLAEHSGKFIQSRYARDLQAHFDRSLNSESSKLFRESIKRLAHKPDQAWSSAHAWLTAVSNSMRDSHPEVLTMQRYIPEVIGQLITGVDTAASSAKLELEVEGLLGEHNKISQQTLSFSLDEYLQRMEHHQRVTLPAYRDYLTLRSDVMKSERNKLKLESFKAKPLSSFVRNRLVNESYLPLIGDNLAKQMGTIGDTKRTDLMGLLMMISPPGYGKTTLMEYVANRLGLIFMKINCPSLGHDVTSLDPEQAPNSTARQELEKINLAFEMGNNVMLYLDDIQHTHPEFLQKYISLCDGTRRIDGVWRGQTKTYDMRGKKFCVVMAGNPYTESGEVFKVPDMLANRADIYNLGDILGGMDEQFGLSYIENALTSNAVLAPLATRDMQDVYRLIDMAKGKNVAATELSHQYSGAEINEISSVFEKLFVIQSLILKVNQQYIASAAQADRYRVEPPFKLQGSYRNMNKMAEKVSAVMNHDELMQLIEDHYQGEAQLLTNGTEQNLLKLAELRGNLTPEETVRWEQIRADFKRSKALGGEDIDGSTRIANQMMDLVARLDEINESVASSVAASKQQHASDGAAQSKLAEQRLELEAKQTRALLKSLASISEALGTQAAPTVEVINQPSDKMINTLDIMAAAMETSIQPLLLSMEKKMDIDLRTLEKIHDLTQRIQTIKDEASLTTRTTQRKTSKTQQGSSREATKQKPNKD
- a CDS encoding alpha/beta fold hydrolase; this encodes MKIIRRSLLGLFTALILIWLATILALQFEHHEYTPVSQEQRDQASHYLANKITPIPSDWQWESFEAEPGVILRTGILDVANAKGTVVFVPGFTGSIDMSMSTITQLSQNGYRVAAIEYRGQGKSYRPLAHPEKGYVQDYQLLANDLAKFARHVKRNNEPLYFFSISKGAHLTMRMAAEFDVDASAYALVVPMIKINTGNTDYQWVERSANALNAIGLGKMYAPGQAQWPPLPLKFGEANECNSNPDTAQLQSAMFALDESLRVRGTTVKWLIETIHSSHLLMSDGFMHALTQPVKIFTAGDDRLVDTDAAQQFCSSLTQCEVQHYPDARHCINREDPERMHAIVDAAVTHFESANKRA
- a CDS encoding DUF1449 family protein — translated: MFAIFLHESMNPFHQTVTSFPTVIYTILLIICAIYWLVAVMGLVEIDILDFDLDGDIDAADSTSLQEGIAGILHRIGLAGVPLTVVLTIIACIGWLLCYYTTYFIRPLLPDVTLIRLALGLVTFVVATYITVLTTAQILKPIRSLFQRLDYDETKYILGQTVVVRSSIVNRDRGEAELNDGGAGLLLNVRATGDEQFTKGQEVVVIEQLEDQNLFRVVAKAEFGSTE